In Candidatus Bathyarchaeota archaeon, one genomic interval encodes:
- a CDS encoding CTP synthase has protein sequence MTKYIFVTGGVMSGIGKGVAAASIGKILQTRAIKVSIAKIDPYLNADAGTMNPYTHGEVFVTEDGGETDMDIGTYERFLDVNLTREHNITTGQIYLSVIGKERKGQFLGKCVQIIPHITNEIKYEIRDVAKRSKIDCLIVEIGGTVGDIESLPFLEAARQMRMEEGTENVLYAHVTLVPELDSVGEQKTKPTQHSVNELRRIGVQPDVIIARSKKPLLKEPRRKIALFCNVEEHAVFTSPDIQLIYESPLILDKQSIGDYVCKKLKFRYKQPKWSSWKKIVEGLINQKNCVKIAICGKYAELSDSYVSVNEALRHAGAFLGTEINLDWIETEIFENHDPKLKELQKYDGILVPGGFGIRGTEGKIKTIGYARTSNIPFLGICLGFQLAVVEFARSIGMNGANSTENDPDNPYPVIDLMPEQKKIDVKGSSMRLGAHELMINPDSVAYRLYHMDRISERHRHRYEVNPKYISHLEKQGILFSGKSLDKKRMEILEIPKQSFHFATQFHGEFKSRPGKPSPPYFGFIEACLEKKKAKK, from the coding sequence TTGACTAAATATATTTTTGTTACTGGAGGAGTAATGTCAGGAATTGGGAAAGGGGTTGCAGCAGCTTCAATTGGTAAAATACTACAAACACGAGCTATCAAAGTAAGTATTGCAAAAATAGATCCGTATTTGAATGCAGATGCAGGAACAATGAATCCCTATACGCATGGCGAAGTATTTGTGACTGAAGATGGGGGAGAAACTGATATGGATATTGGCACTTACGAACGTTTTCTTGATGTAAATCTTACTAGGGAACATAATATAACAACTGGACAAATTTACTTATCGGTAATTGGTAAAGAACGGAAAGGACAATTTCTTGGTAAATGTGTTCAAATTATCCCTCATATCACAAATGAAATAAAATATGAAATTAGAGACGTTGCAAAGAGAAGTAAGATTGATTGCCTTATTGTTGAGATCGGTGGGACAGTTGGGGATATAGAGAGCCTTCCTTTCTTAGAAGCTGCACGTCAAATGAGGATGGAAGAAGGTACTGAAAACGTCCTTTATGCTCATGTAACTCTTGTACCTGAATTGGATTCTGTAGGTGAGCAGAAGACCAAGCCTACACAACATAGTGTTAATGAGTTAAGAAGAATAGGTGTACAACCTGATGTAATTATAGCTAGAAGCAAGAAGCCATTATTAAAAGAACCTAGAAGAAAGATAGCTTTATTCTGTAATGTTGAGGAGCATGCAGTTTTTACTTCCCCTGATATTCAACTGATTTATGAATCTCCATTGATCCTTGACAAACAAAGTATTGGTGATTATGTCTGTAAAAAGTTAAAATTTAGGTATAAACAACCAAAGTGGAGCAGTTGGAAAAAAATAGTTGAAGGATTAATCAATCAAAAAAATTGCGTTAAAATTGCTATTTGCGGAAAATATGCAGAGCTTTCTGACTCATACGTTAGCGTTAATGAGGCCTTAAGACATGCCGGAGCATTTTTGGGTACTGAAATTAATTTAGACTGGATTGAAACAGAAATTTTCGAAAATCATGATCCAAAACTGAAGGAGCTTCAAAAATATGATGGCATTTTAGTACCAGGTGGATTTGGAATTAGAGGTACTGAAGGAAAAATTAAGACTATAGGTTATGCAAGAACTAGTAATATTCCATTTCTAGGGATATGTCTTGGATTTCAACTTGCTGTTGTGGAATTTGCCAGGAGTATTGGAATGAATGGTGCAAACAGTACAGAAAACGACCCAGATAATCCATATCCTGTAATAGATCTGATGCCCGAACAGAAGAAAATTGATGTTAAAGGTTCAAGTATGAGACTAGGTGCTCATGAATTAATGATAAATCCTGATTCCGTAGCTTATAGATTATATCATATGGACCGAATTTCCGAGAGGCATAGACATAGATATGAAGTAAATCCAAAATATATTTCACATCTTGAGAAGCAAGGAATCCTTTTTTCAGGAAAAAGTCTAGATAAGAAAAGAATGGAGATTCTAGAGATTCCAAAACAGAGTTTTCATTTTGCCACCCAATTTCATGGGGAATTTAAATCCAGACCTGGCAAACCATCTCCTCCATATTTTGGATTTATTGAGGCATGTCTAGAAAAAAAGAAAGCTAAAAAATAA
- a CDS encoding adenylosuccinate synthetase — protein MSSTILVGGFFGDEGKGKLISYLALNDKPKIIARGGVGPNAGHTVEYNGKKFFLRMIPSGFLNESSELLIGPGVAVDPKIFFKEVELTNTTKRVKIDKRCAIIEKHHIEAEKKSDYLSKKIGSTKSGVGACNAERALRKVKLAQDITELSDFITDVPLVVNEALNQNQTVLIEGTQGTYLSLYHGTYPFCTSKDVCASAICSDVGIGPRMVGEVIVVFKAYVTRVGEGNLDGELTHDEAVKRGWIEYGTVTGRERRAAPFDFNLAKRAILINSATQIALTKIDIIFPECKGIRGFDELPQRAKDFIQEIESKTGVTVTLIGTGPSALDVIDRR, from the coding sequence ATGTCAAGCACTATCCTAGTTGGAGGCTTCTTTGGTGATGAAGGAAAAGGAAAGTTGATATCCTACCTAGCTTTGAATGATAAACCAAAAATTATTGCAAGAGGGGGAGTAGGGCCAAATGCAGGTCATACTGTCGAATACAATGGGAAAAAATTCTTTCTAAGAATGATACCTAGCGGATTCTTAAATGAAAGTTCAGAACTTTTAATCGGTCCTGGTGTAGCTGTAGATCCAAAAATATTCTTCAAAGAAGTTGAATTAACAAATACTACTAAGAGGGTTAAAATAGATAAAAGATGTGCGATAATTGAAAAACATCATATTGAAGCAGAAAAAAAATCTGACTATCTTTCAAAGAAGATAGGTTCCACAAAAAGCGGTGTAGGAGCCTGTAATGCTGAAAGAGCTTTACGGAAAGTTAAATTGGCGCAGGATATTACTGAACTATCAGACTTTATAACTGATGTTCCATTAGTTGTTAATGAAGCTTTGAATCAAAATCAAACCGTCCTTATCGAAGGAACTCAAGGAACATATCTTTCTCTTTATCATGGTACATATCCTTTCTGTACTTCAAAAGATGTCTGTGCTTCTGCCATATGTTCTGATGTCGGTATAGGTCCGAGAATGGTTGGAGAGGTTATAGTAGTCTTTAAAGCTTATGTAACCAGAGTTGGTGAGGGAAATCTAGATGGGGAATTAACACATGATGAAGCGGTTAAGAGAGGATGGATAGAGTATGGTACGGTTACTGGAAGGGAAAGAAGAGCTGCACCATTTGATTTCAATTTGGCTAAAAGAGCCATCTTGATAAATAGTGCTACTCAGATCGCATTAACAAAAATTGATATAATATTTCCGGAATGTAAAGGAATTCGTGGTTTTGATGAATTGCCACAAAGGGCAAAAGATTTTATCCAAGAAATAGAATCCAAGACTGGTGTTACAGTTACTTTAATAGGAACAGGTCCATCAGCTTTAGATGTTATAGATAGGCGTTAG
- the glmS gene encoding glutamine--fructose-6-phosphate transaminase (isomerizing) has protein sequence MCGIFGCILCEGKAAPIIHAALKRLEYRGYDSVGLATISSDRIIIKKNKGKISVVNEELNLDEMEGRIGIGHTRWATHGAPSKQNAHPHMDCEGKIAIVHNGIIENFLELRKELEEDDHKIESETDSELIAHLIESFMKKGESFKEAVRLSAKHLEGSFAILAISTFEHDKIICVRKESPLVIGIGETGFYCASDITAFLPLTKKALIMEEEELAVIGQNQIQLLKFKTGNEVKREILNIDWSFDDALKEGYPHFTLKEINEQPSSIKDALRIHPLYHKLMASRLLEHDKLFLTACGTSYHACVAGTYLLSKLANVDSRASVASEFIEQYGDLVNSKTAILALSQSGETADTLEALKKSKRKKATILSITNVIGSSITGISDIFMTQNSGPEIGVAATKTFTAQLAILSKLALTMAHNRKIISQERKRELESELEKVPAYIKKIIKMHGNDIKSIVKKHKNAKSICFLGRGINIATALEGRLKLLELSYLPSLAYPAGESKHGFIASIEQGYPTIFIAPKDENHIKVIGNIMEMKARGANIIALIEKGDKKLRNLSDDFLEMPKIADIFTPLIYIVPLQLFAYYMAVERGCDPDKPRNLAKSVTVE, from the coding sequence ATGTGCGGTATATTTGGTTGCATTCTTTGCGAAGGTAAAGCAGCTCCGATTATTCATGCCGCTTTAAAAAGATTGGAATATAGAGGTTATGACTCAGTAGGACTAGCAACAATTTCATCTGATAGAATTATCATCAAGAAGAATAAAGGAAAGATTTCGGTAGTCAATGAAGAACTGAATCTTGATGAAATGGAAGGCAGAATCGGAATAGGCCATACAAGATGGGCTACACATGGTGCCCCTTCAAAACAAAATGCTCATCCACATATGGATTGTGAAGGTAAAATTGCTATAGTTCACAATGGTATCATAGAGAATTTTCTTGAACTTAGAAAAGAGCTTGAAGAAGACGATCATAAAATAGAATCTGAAACCGATTCTGAGCTTATTGCTCATTTGATTGAGAGCTTTATGAAAAAAGGAGAAAGCTTCAAAGAAGCTGTAAGATTAAGTGCCAAACATCTTGAAGGTTCATTCGCTATCTTGGCAATTTCTACTTTTGAACATGATAAAATAATTTGTGTTAGAAAAGAAAGTCCGCTAGTTATCGGTATTGGGGAAACTGGTTTTTATTGTGCTTCTGATATAACTGCTTTTCTTCCTTTGACAAAAAAAGCTTTGATAATGGAGGAAGAGGAGTTAGCTGTTATTGGACAAAATCAAATTCAATTACTAAAATTCAAAACTGGAAATGAAGTAAAAAGGGAAATATTGAATATAGATTGGTCATTTGATGATGCTTTAAAAGAAGGATATCCGCATTTCACCTTAAAAGAAATTAATGAACAACCTTCATCAATCAAGGATGCGCTTAGAATTCATCCCCTATATCATAAGTTGATGGCTTCTAGATTACTAGAGCACGATAAACTTTTCTTAACTGCATGTGGGACATCTTACCATGCATGTGTCGCTGGAACTTATTTATTATCCAAATTAGCAAATGTCGATAGTAGGGCATCTGTAGCATCAGAATTTATAGAACAATATGGTGATCTTGTAAATTCAAAAACTGCAATTTTAGCTTTAAGCCAATCTGGTGAGACAGCAGACACCCTTGAAGCTTTGAAAAAATCAAAAAGAAAGAAAGCAACAATTTTGAGTATTACTAATGTAATCGGCTCGTCAATAACTGGAATATCGGATATATTTATGACGCAAAACTCAGGCCCTGAAATTGGAGTTGCAGCAACTAAAACATTTACTGCGCAATTGGCTATATTATCTAAATTAGCTCTTACTATGGCCCATAATCGAAAAATAATATCACAAGAAAGAAAAAGAGAATTGGAATCAGAATTAGAAAAAGTGCCAGCTTATATCAAGAAAATAATAAAAATGCACGGTAATGATATAAAGTCCATCGTTAAAAAGCATAAAAACGCAAAAAGCATCTGCTTTTTGGGTAGGGGAATAAATATTGCTACAGCCTTGGAAGGGCGTCTTAAATTATTAGAGTTATCTTATTTGCCATCTCTTGCTTATCCTGCTGGGGAAAGTAAGCATGGTTTTATAGCATCAATTGAGCAAGGGTATCCAACGATATTCATCGCTCCTAAAGATGAAAATCATATTAAGGTAATTGGGAATATTATGGAAATGAAAGCAAGGGGAGCAAATATAATTGCTTTAATCGAAAAAGGAGATAAGAAATTAAGAAATCTGTCGGATGACTTTTTGGAAATGCCAAAAATAGCAGATATATTCACACCATTAATTTACATTGTACCATTGCAACTTTTCGCCTATTATATGGCTGTAGAGAGGGGATGTGATCCAGACAAACCTAGGAATTTAGCAAAGTCTGTCACTGTTGAGTGA
- a CDS encoding DUF5679 domain-containing protein — MEFYCVKCRQKVDVPDDKVTHEDKGNRRLYRGQCPNCGTKTAKFGKKD, encoded by the coding sequence ATGGAGTTCTATTGTGTAAAGTGTAGGCAAAAAGTAGATGTTCCAGATGACAAAGTAACTCATGAAGATAAAGGTAATAGAAGGTTATATAGAGGGCAATGTCCAAATTGTGGAACTAAGACAGCTAAATTCGGAAAGAAGGACTAA
- a CDS encoding prephenate dehydrogenase/arogenate dehydrogenase family protein, which produces MRTLQEKASLKDRTISIIGGTGGMGRLFVKVFKNSVKEVAICSRSFKKAKKIANEFNVSAWPIDECEKADIVIVSVPIDETYRICESIIRKMSTGSLLIEFSSVKHGIADKLSKDLEFLDIEYLSLHPLFGPKIKSVEGRRVVFIPIKTGPLTEEVVNFLKNKKALLVESEIIEHDKSMAAMQVAHHFAFLTLIVTLKNYSKKHSLQEFETESFKSTKKTLKMIKENFDTIIGIQKKNPYAKAARKRFVENAGDISGMDDYSLRLLKEVMKK; this is translated from the coding sequence ATGAGAACATTACAAGAGAAGGCATCTCTAAAGGACAGAACTATTTCTATTATTGGCGGCACTGGAGGAATGGGTAGACTTTTTGTAAAAGTATTCAAAAATAGTGTAAAGGAAGTTGCAATTTGTAGTAGATCCTTTAAAAAAGCTAAGAAAATCGCTAATGAATTTAATGTTTCAGCATGGCCAATTGACGAATGTGAAAAAGCGGACATAGTAATTGTATCAGTTCCAATTGATGAAACCTACAGAATATGTGAATCTATAATTAGAAAAATGTCTACGGGATCCCTCCTTATCGAGTTCTCCTCAGTAAAACATGGAATAGCCGATAAATTATCGAAGGATTTGGAGTTTCTTGATATTGAATATTTAAGCTTACATCCTCTTTTTGGACCAAAAATAAAGAGTGTAGAAGGTAGAAGGGTAGTATTCATACCAATAAAGACTGGACCCCTTACTGAAGAGGTAGTCAATTTTCTAAAAAATAAGAAAGCTTTGTTAGTTGAGTCAGAAATAATAGAACATGATAAGTCAATGGCCGCCATGCAAGTAGCTCATCATTTTGCTTTCCTAACATTGATCGTTACTTTAAAGAATTATTCTAAAAAACACTCTTTACAAGAATTTGAGACAGAATCCTTCAAAAGTACCAAAAAAACATTAAAAATGATAAAAGAAAATTTTGATACAATAATTGGGATACAAAAGAAAAATCCATATGCGAAAGCTGCAAGAAAAAGATTTGTAGAAAATGCGGGGGACATAAGTGGTATGGATGATTATTCACTAAGGCTTCTAAAAGAAGTTATGAAGAAATGA